A window of the Lolium perenne isolate Kyuss_39 chromosome 7, Kyuss_2.0, whole genome shotgun sequence genome harbors these coding sequences:
- the LOC127316248 gene encoding protein FAR1-RELATED SEQUENCE 3-like: MHIDSYTKDLVKQLRENNVNLGKVYSIIGVLLREEKVENFEWVFREFVKMMSGKNPVTILTDQCRAMEHVLRKTKERLGALYGKNSQFKVDFHRIMNQMLTKEEFEGAWIQMLKESFQEKRTRLGGVVYKVGEPMEKHTANIYTRTMFEKFQEVLYKSGSYYVDELVPGEIYVPKHFNGESLEKWCKVEYKVSVKDGYYARECGMYEHMGMLCCHVVKVLTLIAVFVLVHLRCTEIPAPHVMKRWIVDARDVLPLHMVQYQKDQGLMTSFSFRHSQLYLNCMEVVRLGDVNIDTYTTAMECIKVLVPKLKLIAVEMDGLGLEQRLSAKKARVDIGPAQLLVEQTAGSKDCGVAIILDAALIAPSKNRSGSRPTTSWDKPPYETTLKRTRFCTICRQSGHKSTTCPDRPAGAAKPWKEAKCSNCGLPGHRKTSCIKHAAAV; the protein is encoded by the exons ATGCACATTGACAGCTACACTAAAGATTTGGTCAAGCAGCTGCGGGAAAATAATGTTAATCTTGGGAAGGTATACAGTATCATTG GGGTGCTGCTGCGTGAAGAGAAAGTGGAAAATTTTGAATGGGTCTTCAGGGAGTTTGTTAAGATGATGAGTGGGAAAAACCCAGTGACCATATTGACAG ATCAGTGCAGAGCGATGGAG CATGTGTTAAGGAAAACCAAGGAGAGGCTAGGTGCCCTGTATGGAAAGAACAGCCAGTTCAAGGTTGATTTCCACCGGATTATGAATCAGATGCTCACAAAGGAGGAGTTCGAGGGTGCATGGATTCAGATGCTAA AAGAGAGCTTCCAGGAGAAGAGGACTCGTTTG GGTGGAGTGGTTTACAAAGTTGGCGAACCCATGGAGAAGCACACCGCAAACATAtatacccgaactatgttcgagAAGTTCCAGGAAGTCCTGTATAAGTCTGGGTCATACTACGTCGACGAATTGGTGCCAGGAGAGATATACGTGCCAAAACATTTCAATGGCGAGAGCCTAGAGAAGTGGTGCAAGGTGGAGTACAAGGTGTCGGTCAAGGATGGCTATTATGCGCGCGAGTGTGGTATGTACGAGCACATGGGGATGCTCTGCTGCCATGTTGTTAAGGTGCTGACGCTGATCGCTGTCTTT GTACTAGTCCACCTCAGGTGCACAGAGATCCCTGCCCCACATGTGATGAAGAGATGGATAGTGGACGCGCGGGATGTTTTGCCGCTCCACATGGTGCAGTACCAGAAGGACCAGGGGCTGATGACATCTTTCAGCTTCAGGCATTCGCAGCTATACCTCAACTGCATGGAGGTGGTGAGGCTAGGGGATGTAAACATTGATACCTACACCACGGCAATGGAGTGCATAAAGGTCCTGGTGCCGAAGCTTAAGCTTATCGCGGTCGAGATGGATGGCTTAGGGCTAGAGCAGAGGCTCAGCGCGAAGAAAGCTCGAGTGGATATTGGTCCTGCTCAATTACTCGTGGAGCAAACCGCCGGTTCGAAGGACTGCGGTGTAGCAATCATCCTGGACGCAGCCCTTATAGCGCCATCGAAGAACAGAAGCGGCAGCAGGCCAACAACTAGCTGGGACAAGCCGCCGTACGAGACAACCTTGAAGAGGACAAGATTCTGCACTATCTGCAGGCAGTCGGGGCACAAGAGCACTACGTGCCCTGATCGCCCAGCAGGAGCTGCGAAGCCTTGGAAGGAGGCAAAATGCTCGAACTGCGGTCTGCCAGGACACCGTAAGACTAGCTGTATCAAACATGCAGCAGCTGTGTAG